One Caloenas nicobarica isolate bCalNic1 chromosome 36, bCalNic1.hap1, whole genome shotgun sequence genomic window carries:
- the CARM1 gene encoding histone-arginine methyltransferase CARM1 isoform X2 codes for MAAVSVFAGVRLLTIGDANGEIQRHQEQQPLRLEVRTGPDSAGLALYGHEDVCVFKCSVCRETECSRVGKQSFIVTLGCNSVLLQFATPTDFCSFYNILKNCRGHNTERSVFSERTEESSAVQYFQFYGYLSQQQNMMQDYVRTGTYQRAILQNHSDFKDKIVLDVGCGSGILSFFAAQAGARKIYAVEASTMAQHAEVLVKSNNLTERIVVVPGKVEEVALPEQVDIIISEPMGYMLFNERMLESYLHAKKYLKPSGNMFPTIGDVHLAPFTDEQLYMEQFTKANFWYQPSFHGVDLSALRGAAVDEYFRQPVVDTFDIRILMAKSVKYTVNFLEAKEGDLHRIEIPFKFHMLHSGLVHGLAFWFDVAFIGSIMTVWLSTAPTEPLTHWYQVRCLFQSPLFAKAGDTLSGTCLLVANKRYTGTTPSPPPGSHYTSPSENMWSAGGGYNMSAGMAVAGMPAAYDLSGVIGGTNVTHNNLIPLANTGIVNHTHSRMGSIMSTGIVQGSSSAQGGAGSSPHYPPLNSQFTMGGPPLSMAPPMSITTNTMHYGS; via the exons ATGAAGATGTGTGCGTGTTCAAATGCTCCGTGTGCCGCGAGACCGAGTGCAGCCGCGTGGGCAAACAGTCCTTCATCGTCACCCTGGGCTGCAACAGCGTCCTGCTGCAGTTCGCCACCCCCACCG ATTTCTGCTCTTTCTACAACATCCTCAAAAACTGCCGCGGCCACAACACGGAGCGCTCGGTGTTCAGCGAACGCACCGAGGAATCCTCGGCCGTCCAGTATTTCCAG TTCTACGGGTACCTGTCGCAGCAGCAGAACATGATGCAGGATTACGTGCGCACCGGCACCTACCAGCGCGCCATCCTGCAGAACCACAGCGACTTCAAGGACAAG ATCGTGCTGGACGTCGGCTGCGGCTCGGGGATCCTCTCGTTCTTCGCGGCGCAGGCCGGCGCGCGCAAGATCTACGCGGTGGAAGCCAGCACCATGGCGCAGCACGCCGAG GTTTTGGTGAAAAGCAACAACCTGACGGAGCGGATCGTGGTGGTGCCGGGGAAGGTGGAGGAGGTGGCGCTGCCCGAGCAGGTCGACATCATCATCTCCGAGCCCATGGGCTACATGCTGTTCAACGAGAGGATGCTGGAGAGTTACCTGCACGCCAAGAAGTACCTGAAACCCAGCG gaAACATGTTCCCCACGATCGGCGACGTGCACCTGGCGCCGTTCACCGACGAGCAGCTCTACATGGAGCAGTTCACCAAAGCCAATTTCTG GTACCAACCGTCCTTCCACGGCGTCGACCTCTCGGCGCTTCGCGGCGCCGCCGTCGACGAGTATTTTCGGCAGCCGGTGGTG GATACCTTCGATATCCGGATTTTAATGGCCAAATCCGTCAAATACACCGTGAATTTCTTAGAAGCCAAAGAAGGCGACTTGCACAG GATAGAAATTCCCTTCAAATTCCACATGCTGCACTCAGGGCTGGTGCACGGGTTGGCGTTTTGGTTCGACGTCGCCTTCATCGGCTCCAT AATGACGGTCTGGCTCTCGACGGCCCCCACGGAGCCGCTGACCCACTGGTACCAGGTCCGCTGCCTCTTCCAGTCGCCGCTTTTCGCCAAAGCCGGGGACACGTTGTCGGGGACGTGTCTGCTGGTGGCCAACAAGAG GTACACGGGGACGACGCCCTcgcccccccccggctcccacTACACGTCCCCCTCGGAGAACATGTGGAGCGCGGGCGGCGGATACAACATGAGCGCGGGGATGGCGGTGGCCg GGATGCCGGCGGCCTATGATCTGAGCGGCGTCATCGGCGGCACCAACGTCACCCACAACAACCTGATCCCCTTGG ccAACACCGGCATCGTCAACCACACCCACTCCAGGATGGGCTCCATCATGAGCACCGGGATCGTCCAGG GCTCCTCCAGCGCTCAGGGCGGCGCCGGCTCCAGCCCCCACTACCCCCCCCTGAACAGCCAGTTCACCATGGGGGGGCCCCCCCTGTCCATGGCCCCCCCCATGTCCATCACCACCAACACCATGCACTACGGCAGCTAA
- the CARM1 gene encoding histone-arginine methyltransferase CARM1 isoform X1, giving the protein MAAVSVFAGVRLLTIGDANGEIQRHQEQQPLRLEVRTGPDSAGLALYGHEDVCVFKCSVCRETECSRVGKQSFIVTLGCNSVLLQFATPTDFCSFYNILKNCRGHNTERSVFSERTEESSAVQYFQFYGYLSQQQNMMQDYVRTGTYQRAILQNHSDFKDKIVLDVGCGSGILSFFAAQAGARKIYAVEASTMAQHAEVLVKSNNLTERIVVVPGKVEEVALPEQVDIIISEPMGYMLFNERMLESYLHAKKYLKPSGNMFPTIGDVHLAPFTDEQLYMEQFTKANFWYQPSFHGVDLSALRGAAVDEYFRQPVVDTFDIRILMAKSVKYTVNFLEAKEGDLHRIEIPFKFHMLHSGLVHGLAFWFDVAFIGSIMTVWLSTAPTEPLTHWYQVRCLFQSPLFAKAGDTLSGTCLLVANKRQSYDISIVAQVDQTGSKSSNLLDLKNPFFRYTGTTPSPPPGSHYTSPSENMWSAGGGYNMSAGMAVAGMPAAYDLSGVIGGTNVTHNNLIPLANTGIVNHTHSRMGSIMSTGIVQGSSSAQGGAGSSPHYPPLNSQFTMGGPPLSMAPPMSITTNTMHYGS; this is encoded by the exons ATGAAGATGTGTGCGTGTTCAAATGCTCCGTGTGCCGCGAGACCGAGTGCAGCCGCGTGGGCAAACAGTCCTTCATCGTCACCCTGGGCTGCAACAGCGTCCTGCTGCAGTTCGCCACCCCCACCG ATTTCTGCTCTTTCTACAACATCCTCAAAAACTGCCGCGGCCACAACACGGAGCGCTCGGTGTTCAGCGAACGCACCGAGGAATCCTCGGCCGTCCAGTATTTCCAG TTCTACGGGTACCTGTCGCAGCAGCAGAACATGATGCAGGATTACGTGCGCACCGGCACCTACCAGCGCGCCATCCTGCAGAACCACAGCGACTTCAAGGACAAG ATCGTGCTGGACGTCGGCTGCGGCTCGGGGATCCTCTCGTTCTTCGCGGCGCAGGCCGGCGCGCGCAAGATCTACGCGGTGGAAGCCAGCACCATGGCGCAGCACGCCGAG GTTTTGGTGAAAAGCAACAACCTGACGGAGCGGATCGTGGTGGTGCCGGGGAAGGTGGAGGAGGTGGCGCTGCCCGAGCAGGTCGACATCATCATCTCCGAGCCCATGGGCTACATGCTGTTCAACGAGAGGATGCTGGAGAGTTACCTGCACGCCAAGAAGTACCTGAAACCCAGCG gaAACATGTTCCCCACGATCGGCGACGTGCACCTGGCGCCGTTCACCGACGAGCAGCTCTACATGGAGCAGTTCACCAAAGCCAATTTCTG GTACCAACCGTCCTTCCACGGCGTCGACCTCTCGGCGCTTCGCGGCGCCGCCGTCGACGAGTATTTTCGGCAGCCGGTGGTG GATACCTTCGATATCCGGATTTTAATGGCCAAATCCGTCAAATACACCGTGAATTTCTTAGAAGCCAAAGAAGGCGACTTGCACAG GATAGAAATTCCCTTCAAATTCCACATGCTGCACTCAGGGCTGGTGCACGGGTTGGCGTTTTGGTTCGACGTCGCCTTCATCGGCTCCAT AATGACGGTCTGGCTCTCGACGGCCCCCACGGAGCCGCTGACCCACTGGTACCAGGTCCGCTGCCTCTTCCAGTCGCCGCTTTTCGCCAAAGCCGGGGACACGTTGTCGGGGACGTGTCTGCTGGTGGCCAACAAGAG acaGAGCTACGACATCAGCATCGTGGCGCAGGTCGACCAGACGGGCTCCAAATCCTCCAACCTCCTGGACCTGAAAAACCCCTTTTTCAG GTACACGGGGACGACGCCCTcgcccccccccggctcccacTACACGTCCCCCTCGGAGAACATGTGGAGCGCGGGCGGCGGATACAACATGAGCGCGGGGATGGCGGTGGCCg GGATGCCGGCGGCCTATGATCTGAGCGGCGTCATCGGCGGCACCAACGTCACCCACAACAACCTGATCCCCTTGG ccAACACCGGCATCGTCAACCACACCCACTCCAGGATGGGCTCCATCATGAGCACCGGGATCGTCCAGG GCTCCTCCAGCGCTCAGGGCGGCGCCGGCTCCAGCCCCCACTACCCCCCCCTGAACAGCCAGTTCACCATGGGGGGGCCCCCCCTGTCCATGGCCCCCCCCATGTCCATCACCACCAACACCATGCACTACGGCAGCTAA
- the TIMM29 gene encoding mitochondrial import inner membrane translocase subunit Tim29, producing the protein MAAEGTRGVWGRFVGSRVGRWFRSLLQDYAAAAADVTSGARRRPGAAAATVTSLAAAAAAAATVPSADSFDAAALDAAAALGLLSPGTRSPGADLHVQRLLRRRDTGRLRYRHLVLAAVVYESPRAAGTAAYAQRCRYLRPPWWEAPRRVLDVGFLGRWWLLRRRLRDYDVNDEEFAALPERLRRLRPHQLRSHQNEREFAEKFRHVGVAEGDAAR; encoded by the exons ATGGCGGCCGAGGGGACCCGCGGCGTTTGGGGGCGATTTGTGGGGAGTCGAGTCG GCCGCTGGTTCCGCTCCCTCCTCCAGGACTacgccgcagccgccgccgaCGTGACCTCGGGCGCCCGGCGCCgtcccggcgctgccgccgccaccGTGACCTCCCTGgcggctgccgctgccgccgccgccactGTCCCCAGCGCCGACTCCTTCGACGCCGCCGCCCTGGACGCGGCCGCCGCCCTGGGGCTCCTGAGCCCCGGCACCCGCAGCCCCGGCGCCGACCTGCACGTCCAGCGCCTGCTGCGGCGCCGCGACACCGGCCGCTTGCGTTACCGCCACCTCGTCCTCGCCGCCGTGGTCTACGAgtccccccgcgccgccggcaCCGCCGCCTACGCCCAGCGCTGCCGATACCTCCGGCCGCCGTGGTGGGAGGCGCCGCGGCGGGTGCTGGACGTGGGGTTCCTGGGCCGCTGGTGGCTCCTGCGCCGGCGCCTCCGCGACTACGACGTGAACGACGAGGAGTTCGCGGCGCTGCCCGAGCGGCTGCGGCGCCTGCGGCCGCACCAGCTCCGCTCGCACCAAAACGAGAGGGAGTTCGCCGAGAAGTTCCGGCACGTGGGGGTGGCGGAGGGCGACGCGGCTCGTTAG